Within the Magnetospirillum sp. ME-1 genome, the region TTCCCGCTCGAAATGGTCGTGCACATAGGCCTGGAGGCGTTCGAGAATGCGGCCGATCTCTGCCGGATCCACCTGCCCGGAGGTGGTCTTGCAGGCCTCCTCGAATTGCCTGACCAGGGCGAACAGCTCCTGGTGGTCGTCATCGACCACGTCGATGCCGACCCGCATGTGCTCCTGCCAGGTTGCCACGCATACCTCCATCCCTTCCCGACCCACCGGAAAGGATGCGCCCATCGGTATTGGCTGGCAAGAAACGGATTATGGCGAGCTGAGATCGAAAGATGGCCCGCCGTTGCGCTGTGTGGCGCGCAGCCGCCGGGCCGCCTCGACGTCCAGCTCCATGTTGAAGTCCTTGCGGTAGCTGGTGGTGGCGCCCACCGCTTCGTCGACCACCAGGCCCAGGACGGCGGCGCCGCCGGTGAAGACGATGAAGGCGGTATTGCCCCACAGCCAGCCGCTGCCCCCCGCATTCAGGGTGTTGACGGTGCGCCTGAAGCCCGGGGCCTCGCAGGTGACGGTGATGGGGGCCGCCTTGTGCGGCAATTGCACCTGGGCCGGAGTGACGATGTCGGCGGAAAAGCCGTCGCCACTCAGATGGCAGCGGGCCCCGGCCGGCTGGGTGGCGATGTTGACCTCCGACGACGGGCCGTTGACCATGGAGGCGCATCCGGCCGCCAGCAAAGCGGCCGAAACCGCGCAGAAATGCTTCACGACGGGACTCCCGCGTCCTGCCGCTGGGAGGAGAAGATGCGCTGGCGGCGCTGGTACAATTCCAGCAGCTTCCACCGCGCCACCGGGATGTCGCGCACCATGGAGCCCGGCACCAGCAGCAATTCGCTGCGCATGGCCGCCACCAGACGCCCCTGCCCGGCCTGGGAGAACAGGACCTCGGATTCGTTCAAAGGCTCGCCGATGCCGCAATATTCGACCACGGCGCCGTCCATATGACGGTCGAGACGGCCGTCTCGGACCATGAAGACGAAGTCCTGGCCGGTCATGTCGATCTCCTCGCCGGTGGCGAGGTAATAGGGCTGGCAGGTCTCGGCGATGCGCACCTCGGTGAGGTTGGACAGGCTTTCGCCAAACAGCCAGGTGTGATTGAAGAAATTCCTGAGATCGGCAAGGCGCGAGATGCGCTCGCTCATCTCGTTGCGCTCGACGAAGCTGCGGTACAGCCCGGACGGGATCTTCAGCGCGCGCACGAAGCTGAGCGCCCGGTAGGTCTCGAACGACGGCTCGCCCGACAGGGCGTAGGACTCGCCGATCATGGCACCGGCCGAAAGCATGGCGGTCTGGTCGGAATCGGGCTCGATGGTCTCCACCAGTCCCGTCAGGATCAGGTGGACGTCGTCGCAATAGCTGCCTTCGCGCAGCAGGATGGTTTCCGGGTTGAAAGTCACCACCGGGTGGTTGAGCAGAATGCGGATCTGATGCTCGGGCACGCCCAGGAAGTACTCGGCCAGATAGCCGTGGGCGGCGCGCAGGCGGTATTCCTGGTAGGACGGGATCAGGGCGTCCACGGTGCCGAAGGGCGCGCCCGAGCCGATGCTCTTCTGCGCCTTGGTAAGCTGAAGGGCGGTGTGGGACAGGATGATCTTTTCCGACTTGTCCTCGCGGAAATCCTCGGCGCAGCCATGGATCAGGCCGCCGCCGATATCCAGCTTCTTGACGTCGGCGGGGACCAGATAATCCTCGCGCACCTGGACCATCAGCTCGCTGCTGATGCCGTGGCGGGTCTCGTCGTCGTCCACCATCTGCCCCAGCACGTCCAGCGACACGATGTCGGCCATGTGGGCGTAGGAGCGGAACCCGTCCTCCCACGGGGTGCGGAAATGAAAGACGGTGGTCTCCACCGGATGGGGCGAGAAGATGGGGCGCACCTCCAGCCCGTCGATATCGTTCCACACGCCCAGTTGCAGGTCGCAGATCTCGAAATATTCACCGAACGAGTCTTCGCCGATATTGGTCAGCGCCGCCAGCTTCTTGGCCACCGAGGAGCGCACCGCCGGCAGAGCGTAGTACTTGATGCGGTGGTCGGCGCGGAACAGGGTGGTCAGGCCGCAGAAATGGTCGTCGTGGCAATGGGTGTGGAAGATGCCCTCCACCTCCTGCACGCCGATGCCCAGCGCCTGCAGCGCCGAATGGATGTTGGGGCCGGCGTCGATCAGGTAGATCTTGCCCTGGAACATCAGGATGGAGGACATGGCGGCCCGTTCCGGGTCCCAGCCGTCGCCTTCGCCCGAATGGACCACCGAGAAGTACTCGCGCTCCAGGTCGTGGTAGCCCAGGTGGTAGGGCGTCTCGTAGGTGCGGCCCGCCCCCAGGTTGAGGTCGACCATGACCGTTTCGTCTGCGTATGCAAACTCGAAGACGTTGACCTCCAGACGCCGCACCGTCACCCCACCGGGCAGGATGGCCGCGCCGTCGCCGATGATGCAGGTGTCGAGCAGATCCTGGGGCGGGCGAATCGCCCCGAAGGCGAAGCGCAGCTTCATGCGCATCCATTCGGCGGCCATGTCGGGCGGCACCTGGGCGGCGATCAACTCCTCTTCCGACAGCAGGCCGTAATTGCCGCGCATGACGTATTCCATCTGCGCCTCGACCTGCTGGGCCAGGCCCATCAGCAAAGGCTTGCGCCCCGAGCAATTGGGATGGCCGGGAATGATCATTCCCTGGCGGTAGAGCATCTGCAGGATGGGAAATTCCGACAGATTGGAGAACGCGCCGTTCTGCAGCGGCACGTCGGACAGCAGGATGGCGTTGGGGCCGGTCTCGAACGTCACCCCGGCCCGTTCGGTGGGAACGATCAGGCCGCGCTTGATCAGATGCTTGACGCTGTCGGCGGGACAGCCGCACAGGACGCGCAGATCCGCTTCCGGGACCTCGACCCAGCTTATACCCGACGATACAGCAACGACCCGCATGCGGCTTCCCCCCACAGGACCGCGTTCCGGTTTTGGCTGTGAATGACGCCCGACTTTCGCCATCAACCACCAACCATGAAGAATGCCGACCAGATGTACGGCATGCTCCACTGGCTGTTGCGCAACATTTCCAGCTGAGCCTCCCGCAAGGCATCATGAGGAGTCTTGCCCGCCAGAAGCCTTTTGTAAAGAGCCGCCATCAAGGTCTGGGTTCCGGCGTCGCTGACTTCCCACAGGGAAGACACCACCGACTGGGCCCCCGCCTCCTGGAACGAGCGCCTCAAGCCATAGACGCCCTCGCCCTCGTGGACCTCGCCCAGGCCGGTTTCGCAGGCCGACAGGATGGCCAGCTTGGTGCCGGTGAGATCGAGGCCCAGCACCTCCAGCGCGGTGAGCACGCCATCGTTGTCGGTATCGATGTCGCCCAGCACCTGGGCGTTGGAGTTGATGCCGGCAAAGGCCAGGCCGGCGCGCAGCAGCGGATTGTCGCCGGGCGGCGGGAACTGGAAGTCCGAGGAGCGCTGCAGTTTCAACAGGCGCTTCCTCAGCGTATCGTCGGCCTTGAGGAAGAAGCCGTGGGTGGCGATATGCAGCACCTCGGGCGGCTCGTTCATCTCGCGCAGCACTTTTTCCTGGGCGGCGGCCTTGGAGTAGATGTTGGTGGGCTTGCCCTGGCTCTCCACCGTCTTGACGATCAGCTGGCCTTCCTTCTCGGCGCCGGGCAGCGGGTCGAACTTCAGGCCGCGCATGCCGCTCATGCCGCGCACCGCCGACTGGACGTCGTTGCCGGCCGAGCGCGACCGCGCCTTTTCCAGGGTCGCCTTGCCGGTCACTTCCTCGGTGTTGTAGTCGGGGCCGGCATTGATCAGATAGCCGCCCTTGGCCGCCGGAATGGACGACGGCAGCAGGTCGCGGCTGGAATTCAGGACATGCAGGTCGACCCGCTCGATCAGGTACTTACGGTTGGGCTCCACCAGGGCGCTGATGGGCAGGATGTTCAGCATGCCGTCGGGAATGACGTAGACCTTCTTGCGCCCGCCCAGCGCACGGTCCAGCGGCTGCCACACCTGCTTGTGGACCTGCTGGCCGATATCGAGGAGATCGTCCATGTCGATCTCTTCGTTCTGGATCTCGGTGCGGTACTTGACGATGGCCTCGTCGATGGTCTTGAGCGAATCGTACTTCACCAGACCATAGACGGGATTGTCGCCATCCTTGCGTAGCGTGGCGGCCACCAGCTTCTGGCTGCCGTCCTCGCCGTAGATGAAGAAGTCGACCACCACGGATTCGGCCGGCAGCGCCTTGACCAGATCGTCCAGCGCGATGGCCGCCACCGAATGCTGGAAGCGGGTGGAGGCGCGTCCCAGCGCGCCCTGAAGGTCGTTGATCTTCTCTTCCAGGCCGTTGATGACTTCGACGTGGTTGTCCTTGGTTTCCTCGGTGGGCCCCGACAGGGTCAGCGCGGCGAGGCGCTTTCTCACCTCGGCCAGTTCCTCGGTCAGCTTGGTCAGCTCGGGATCGCGCGATAGCCGCGTCACCTGCTGGATCTCCGACGCCACCTTGAGCAGCATGCCCTTGCGGTTGAGGCTGATTTCCATCAGCGCCTTGCCGGCGGTGGGCTCGTCCAGCTTGGTCAGCAGCGCCACGTAAGCCGCCAGTTCGGGGGCGTGCAGGCGGACATAGCCTTCGCGGGCGTTGTCGCCGGTGACGTAGAGCACCCGGTTGAGGAATTCGGTGCGGCGCTTGAAGGTGGTCTGGCGGGTGGCGAAGGCCGACTTGAGATCGCCCATGTCCTCCTGCACCGAGGCCAGGGTGTTCAGGGTCTCGAAGGTGTAGGGATGGCTCGGCCCCAGCGACGCCTCGTCGCCGGCCAGGGTCTTGGTCAGAAGGGCGCCGGCCTCCTTCAGCTTCTTCTGGGTGCGGTACAGCGCCGCCAGGTCGTGCATGGACCGCAGCGTGTCCAGATGCTTCTCGCCCAGTACCGAGCGCCGTCCGGCCAGCGCGGTGTCGAAGGCCTTCTCCGCCTCAATCAGCTTGCCCTGGCGATGCAGGGCGCGAGCCAGGTTGTTCAGCGCCTTCAAGGTGTTCTGGTGCCTGGGCCCATAGGCCTTGACCCAGGCCTCGTGCACCGTCTTGAACATGGGCGCCGCCCGGTCGTACTCGCCCTTCAGCATGTAGAGATAGGCGAGATTGTTGGTGGCGGCGATGGTGTCGGGATGCTTGGGCCCGATGGTCTTGCCGAACACGGTGATGACGCTCTGGTACAGCGGTTCGGCCTTGTCGAACACGCCCTGGCTTTCATAGAGCAGGGCCAGATTGTTCATGGTGGTGAGCGTCGCCGGATGGGTCTCGCCGAAGGCCTTGCGCCCGCCGTCCAGCGCGCCCCTTAAGAAAGGCTCGGCCCGCTCGTAGATGCCCTCCTTCTCGAGAATCTCGCCCACGTTGTTGGCGGCGATCACCGTCGAGCGGTGCTCGTTGCCCAGCACCTTGCGGTAGCGTTCCCACGCGTCGGTGAAGGTCTTTTCCGCCTCCAGCAGGCGGCCCTGCTTGCGGTAGATGGAGGCCAGCGAGGACAGCGCCGCCACGGTGTTGGGATGGGCGGCGCCCAGCGCCTGGGTCTGGGCGTCCAGAACCTCCTTGGCCATCTTCTCGGCGGCGTCGTACTCGCCGCGGTCGTCGAGAACGTCGGCCAGATCGCCCTTGGCCGACAGCAGGTTCGGCTGGTCGCCCGCCGCCTGGGCGTCGCGTACCACGGATTCCAGCATCGCCTGCGATTCCGGCAGGCGGCCCTGGCGGTGATAGAGCCCGCCGGCCTCGATGCGGGTGGTCAGGCTGAGCGGGTCGGCGGGCGCCACCGCCAGCTTCTGGATGGAAACCGCCTGATCCAGCAGGGTGGCGGCCGCAACGTAGTCGCCCTGGGCGCGCTTGAAGGCGCCCTGTTGCGCCAGGCAGCGCGAGAACTCGCCGTGGGCCTCGCCATAGACCTTGCGGCTGGCCGAACAGGCGGACTCCAGCAGCTTGTCGGCATCCTTGGCCTTGGACGCGTTGACCTGGGCGCGGGCCAGGGCCAGCTGCAGGCTGATGGTCTGGGGATGGGCGGCGCCCAGCCCGGTGGCGGACGCCTTGGCCGCCCACTCATAGATCTTCGCCGCCTCGCCGAACTTGGCCTGGGAGGAATAGAGCCCGGCCAGGGCCTGTTGCACCTTGACCGTTTCGGGGTGGGCGTCGCCCAGCGACGCCTGGGACAGCTTCACCGCCAATTGGTAATTGGCCTCGGATTCCTCGATCTTGCCGGCCAGCTGCTGCAGGGCGGCCAGGTCGGTGGCGCTGATGATGGTGGCCAGATGGCCCTCGCCCAGATTGTCCTTGGCGATGGACAGCGCCTGGGCCGCCTCCTCGATGGCCTTGGGCAGATCGCCGCCGCCCGCCGAGGCGATGGCCTGCTGGTGGGTGCGGTTCCACAGCATGGCGGCGCGCTGTTTCGCCTGGGGCACGCCGGACGCCGCCTGCTGCTTCTCGGCCACCCAGGCGGGCAGCGTCGAACGGGCCTTGGTGATCTCGGCCCCCAGGCGCTGGACGTCGGCCGACTTGCCGGCGGCCATGGCGTCGCGCGCCTGGCCGATCAGGTCGTCGGCGGATTGGGCCAGGGCCGGAGAGGCGGCGATCAGCACCGCCAAAGCGGCGCCACTCAGCAACGTCAAGGCACGCGAAGCCATCATTGAACCCTCTCTCTTGTGCCGCCGGCCATTCCCCAATGCCCGATAGTGACGGCTAGCTCTTTTCCTTGTGGGTGTAGACGCCGTCCCAATCCGACCCCGGCGGTTCCTCCATGAAATGCTCGATGCGGGCGAGATAGGTCTTGTAGATCACCCGTTCGGGGTCGGCATTGTGCAATTCCTGGAAGGCCATCCGGGCGGCATCCCACTTCTGCTCGCGGAACATGGTCAGTGCCGCCAGGTGCCTGGACAGGGCCGCCACCGTCTCGGCATCCACCTCGCCCTCGAAGCCCAGGGGCTCGTACAGACGGACCGGGGTGTCCTTGCCCTTCACCCGCACCAGATCGATCTCGCGGCTGATCAGGCCGGGAACCGCCGCCTGGGTGTATTCGGTGACCATCATGTTGACGCCGTACTGCTTGGTCAGGCTTTCGACGCGCGACCCCAGGTTGACGGCATCGCCCAGCACCGTATAGGCCATGCGGAAGTCGGATCCCATGTTGCCCACATTCATGATGCCGGTGTTGAGCCCGATGCCCACCTTGATGGGCTTCCAGCCGCGCGCGATGAAGTCGTCCTTCAGCTCGTCCATCTTCCTGACCATGCCCAGCGCCGCCTGGACGGCGTGGCGGGCGTGGTCGGCATCGTGGAGCGGGGCGCCCCAGAAGGCCATGATGGCGTCGCCCATGTATTTGTCGATGGTGCCGCGGTGATCGTGGATCACGTGGGTCATGGGGCTGAGGAAGGCGTTCATCAGCACGGTCAATTCCTGCGGCGCCAGGCCTTCGGAAATGGTGGTGAAGCCGCGCACGTCCGAGAACAGCACGGTCATCTCGCGCGATTCGCCGCCCACCGTCACCTGCTGGCCGGTCTTGTTCATCTCGGCCACCAGTTCCGGCGGGATGTACTGGCCGAAGGTCTTGGCGATCTGCTGCTTCTGATTGCGCTCGATCATGTACTGGCGGAACTCCACCAGCAGATAGGACAGGATCAGCGCGAGCACGGCATAGGACATGGACACCACCACGCCCAGATTCACGTACAGCGCGCTGCCCGCCAGGATGAAGCCCAGCCCCAAGGCCACCACGAACATGCCGCGCAGCAGCGGCCGGGTGAGATAGAGCGACAGCAGGATCATGGCCAGCATCAAGGCCAGGGGCGGCACGGCATCCATCACCGGGCTGGCGGCGCGCAAGGGTGCCCCCTTGAGGATCGAACTGATGGAATCGGCGATGATCTCCACCCCGTAGACCATGCCCACGGGGGTATCGAACCAGTCGTGCGACACCTCGGAGGTGTCGCCCAGCACGACGATCTTGTCCTTCACCCAGAATTCCAGCTCGGCCAGCTCGCGCTCATCCAGCTGCGAGATGTCGAGGAATTCAAGAGCGGAGAGGCCCGCCGACTGGCTGAGGAAGCGCGTGCCGGTGGGCAGCGGCGGAAAATCGATATAGAGCTTGTTCTGATGATCCAGCGGTACCTTGAGATCGCCCAGGATCAGGGTATTGCCGTCCAGCTTTGGCTCGACGCCCAGGAACATGGCGGCCGCCTTGACCGCAAAGGGCCAGCCTCCCTTCTCGCCGGTCATCTCGGGGAAGACCTTGAGGCGCGACAAGGTGGTGACGATCTTGGAATTGGACTGGATGTTCGTGTAGGCGCTGGCCGAAGCGGCGTCCAGCGCGGTGGTGGGATAGTTGATCTTGACGAACTTGCCGTCCCGGAACTCGCCCTGGGCCACCAGCAGGGTATTGCCCGCGTCGGCCAGCGCCTTGGCCAGGGCCGGGTCCTCGTTGTACGAGGAGGGGAAGTCCATCAGCATGTCGACGGCGATGACCTTGGCGCCCAGCGCCTTCAGGTTGGTCACCATGGCGCCGATGTCGGTGCGCCTGAGCGGAAAGCTCTTATAGGCCTTGAAGAACGCCTCGTCGGTGTTGACCACCACCACTTCGGGCGAAACGGCCAGCTTCTTGGCATCGCCATAGGCCAGCCGCAGCTGGTGCCGGAAGGACAGCGTCTGGTCCTCCAACAGGGCGAACCACTCGAAGTGCTGCGCGGGGATAGCGACCAGGAAGAGGATGAGGGTGAAGAGAATGTCGTATCGCTTGGTCATTCCGCTCATGGCGCTCCCCGGAATCAAGAAGGGCGCCCTCCTCGCGGAAGAGGGCGCCCCGTAAAGGTCAGTTGGCGTTGAGCTTGTCGTTGTAGACCAACGCTTCCTTCTGCTTCAGCTCGACCAGCTTCAGCTCGTTGTAGGCGCGGATGAGCAACGGACGCATCTCGTTGTCGTCCTTGTTCTCGTCGAAGTACTTGCGATACAGGTCCATGGCCGCCACGGTGGCGCCCTTCTCGTCCAGCAGATTGGCCACCGAGAAGTCGTCCTTGGGGTTGATGGCGCGGATCTTGGCGATGTTGTCGGCCAGCGCCTTGTCCTCGGCCGCCGACAGCCACATGATGGCGCCTTCCTTGTCGGCCTCGGCCACCTTCTGGCCGTTCTCCATCACCGCCACGGTGAAGCTGTGCTTGCCGGGCGACAGCTCCGGCACCTTGAAGCGGACCAGGTCGCCATCGGCGCCGGGCACCTGATGGGCGGTGCCGTCGATGGTCAGCACGAAGGAGTGCTGCTTGCCGAAGCCCTGCCAGGCCAGTTCGGGATAGGTGGCGGACAGGGTGACCTGCTGCACCACCCGCAGCTTGATGGCGGCGTCCTTGGCGACGCCGCGGCGCACGGTGGTATACCGCTGGGCCTCGGCGAAGCGGTTGCCCAGGCCGGCCACCAGGTCGCCGGACGCGGCTTCGGGGGCGGACAGCTTGCCGCTGACCACCTTCAGCGCATTGCCGGCCACTTCGATCTGGCTGCCCGAGGCGATGGTCTGGGCCATGTTGGTGGCCTGGTCGACCAGCTTGCCGGACCCATCGGCGCCGGTACGGATCATGTCGCCGGCAAACAGGTACTTGTTCCGGTTGACGGGCTTCCAGGCGGTGCCGTCCCGGCTGTGCTCGACGGTGCCGCTGACCTGCATCAGCAGCGAAACCGGCGGATCGGCGGCCAAGGCCCCGCCAGGGACCTGCGAAACCAGCAGCCCAACCGCGAAAATCAAGGCAGCGAACAGTTTGCTCTTCATCTTGGCCTCCTTAGCCGATTCTTCGGAGTCTAGCATAGAAGCGGCCCCTCCATAATCAGGCGGGAACACTACTCCGTCAAACTTCGTTACGAATTTATGCTCCGGCTCAAACCGACCAGCCTCTTCCCGAAACCGACCGCCCTTTCCCCAGGGGTCGATGACTTTTCCGAAATGCTTATACCGGGAGTATACGTGTTTTACCTCAGCGCGCCGAGATCATTTTGAAGCGCCGCTCGTCCTCCACCGCTCCGGCCAGCATGGTCGGCGTCATCACCAGGCAGCGCCCCTCGCCGGCCCGGGCCCGCTCGGCCAGGCAGGTATCGACGGCCCGGCGCTCGGCCAGCCCGACGATCAGCCCGCGATAGCGCAGCATCCCGTCGCGGGGCCGGATCAACACCATGGTGGAGCCGCCGCCCAGGCGTCCGCGCAGTTCGCGGTGGACCGTGCCGAGATCGCGCCGGACCTTGCCCAGGTCACGGCCGAAGGCGACCTCCAGCCCCCAGCCGGCCGGTGCGGCGCGCGTGCGGGCCAGGGCGCTTTCAGGGCCGCTGCTCTTTCCGCTGCGGGCGATACCGCAGGAGTCCAGGGACCGGTCCGGCGGTACCCCTCCGCCATTGGCAAGGCCGGACAGAGGGCGTCCGGCGGCGGGCTGGGCGGTAAGCGCCTGATCCATCAGCCGGCGGATAGCGCCCAGACGCTCCGCCGACGACCCCGCCCCCATCACCACCGCCAGGGCGCGCCGCCCGCCCCGGTGGGCGATGGCCACCAGATTGTAGCCGGCCGAACAGGTGAAGCCGGTCTTCATGCCCTCGGCCCCGGCATAGGCCCCGAGGAAGCCGTTGACGGTAGGCAGCACCCGCCCCTTCCAGGTGGTGTCGCGGCTGGAAAACAGCGGGCGCAGATCGGGAAAGTCCCGCTCGATGGCCATGGCCAGCAGCGCCATGTCGCGCGGCGAACTCACATGCCCGGCGGCGGTCATGCCGGTGGCGTTGCGAAATGACGACGACGTCATGCCCAGCCGGGCCGCCTCCTCGGTCATGCGGGCGGCGAAGGCCGCTTCGCTGCCGGCCACGTGCTCGGCCACCGCCACCGCGGCGTCGTTGGCCGAGCGCACGATCATCGCCTTCAAGGCCGCGCCCAGGGTGATGCGCTCGCCCTTGACCAGGTCCAGGGTGGCCCCGCCCTGGGACGCCGCCCGGTCGGAAACGGTGATCACGTCGCCCACCGAGACCTTGCCGGCCTTGAGGGCGGCGAAGGTCACATAGGCGGTCATCATCTTGGTCAGCGAGGCCGGATGATGGGTGGCGCCGCCCCGGCTTTCGGCGATCACCGCGCCGCTGCCCAGATCAACCGCCAGAAAGGCCGAGGGTTCCGCCCACGCCGGAGCGGCGGGCAGCAGGAGGCACAGCGCCAGAAGCGCTCCGAACCGCCAGTTTCCGCCGATCCCGTTTCCCATCCCCCCAACATCGCGCCCTCCCGCCCAACTTGCAAGTGTGCGGGAATTAACCGCTGCGAAACGTTGAAATGTCAGTATGAATGCGGTGTGGGCTTCACTCGGCCCGCATTTCCGGGTTAAGTGATGTCCGGGGGAGCAACAGGCTCCGCCGCGCAAGCGGGATGGCAAGCGACGTGAACAACAGGGCCGCAGCAGGCGACGGCCAGGATTTCGATCGGCAGTCGCCCGGTTTCATCAGGCAGTTCATCCGCCTGGCCGGTCCCTATTGGCAATCGGGCGAGAAGTGGAAGGTCCGCGGCCTGGTCGCCCTGCTGCTGGGGCTGACCGTGGGCCAGGTGGTCATTCCCATCATGATCAATCTGTGGAGCGCCGAGCTGTTCGACGCGCTCGAACAGAAATCCATGGAGAAGTTCTTCGGCCAGATCGTCGAGATCTGCCTGATCCTGCTGGCCTCCATGACGGTGACCGCCACCCATCTCAAGGTCAAGCGCGCCATCCAGCTGGGCTGGCGCCGCTGGCTGACCCGGCGGCTGCAGGATAATTGGATGGCCATGGGCCACCATTACCAGCTGATGCATATGCCGGGCGACCACGACAATCCGGACGGACGCATCGCCGAGGACATCCGCCTGACCACCGAGACGGCCATCGACCTCATCCACTCGCTGTTCTATTGCGCCCTGCTGCTGGCCAGCTTCGTGCAGATCCTTTGGTCCTTGTCCGGCGATCTGGTCCTGTCGCTCGGCGATTTCGAGCTGCCCATCCCCGGCCATATGGTCTGGGTGGCGCTGATCTACGCCTCGGCCGCCTCGTCGCTGGCCCTGTGGGTGGGGCGCCCACTGATCGGCGCCACCGACCGCCGCCAGACGGCGGAGGCCAATTTCCGCTTCGGACTGGTCCGCGCCCGCGAGAATTCCGAGGCCATCGCCCTGCTGCATGGCGAAGTGGGCGAACGGCGCCGCTTCTCCGAGCTGTTCCGCGGCATCGAAGGCGCCTGGAACCGCCAGACCGCCGGCCTCACCCGTTTGTTCCTGTTCACCTCGGGCTACGCGGTGTTCTCCACCGCCTTCCCCATCCTGATCGCGGCGCCACGCTACATCGCCGGCATCATCTCGCTGGGCCACCTGATGCAGACCGCCCAGGCCTTCCAGCAATTGTCCCAGGCCCTGTCCTGGCCGGTGGACAACCTGCAGAAGGTGGCCGAGTGGCGGGCCTCGGTGGAACGCGTGCTGTCGCTCCACGACGCCCTGCAGGCGCTGAGAGACGATTCGTCGCGGCCCGACGCCCATACGGTCATCGTCCAGAAGGCCGCCATTCCCACGCTGTGCTTCCACGACCTCACCATCGCCAACGCCGATGGCGGCGTGGTGATCGAAGGCTTCAGCGCCGAGATCGTCGGCGGCGAGCACGTGCTGATCGGCGGCGATCCCGGCGCGGCGGTCAAGCTGTTCAAGGTGGTGGCCGGCCTGTGGCCGTGGGGACGCGGCACCGTCGATCTGCCCTGCGACGCGCATATCTTCTTCATGCCGCAACGGCCCTACATGCCCATCGGCACCCTGCGCGGCGTGCTGACCTACCCCTCGGCCATGGAATGCTTCCCCGAGGACCAGCTGGAGGGCGCCCTGGAGCGGGTGGGCCTCGGCCATCTGATGCCCCGCATCGACGACACCGCCATCTGGGAACAAAGCCTCACCGCCGGCGAGCAGCAGCGCCTGGGCTTCGCCCGCCTCCTGCTGCACCGGCCCAAATGGGTGTTCCTGCAGGAAGCCACCGACGCCCTGGACCCCGATGGCGAACGCAAGCTGATGCAGTTGCTGATCGATGAGTTCCCCACCGCCACCATCCTCACCGTGGGCTTCCATGCCGAGCTGGAGCAGTACCACCAGCGCAAGCTGACGCTCACCCCCTCGCCCGACGGCACCATCCTGGTGCGCGAAAGCCGCAAGGACTGGAACCAGCCCAAGCGCGGCATGAACTGGGGCGGACGCCTGTTCGGCAACCTGCTGCGCCGCGGCGAGCGCCGCGCCCTGGCCGATGGCCTGACCAAGCGCGGCGACAAGCGGCGGTAGTACCATTGCGGGGCTCCCGCCCCGTTCCCCGGTTGGAGGCAATGCCTCCAAACCTCCCTTTGATTCATGAAAAGAAAGGGGTCCGGGGCTTA harbors:
- a CDS encoding cyclic nucleotide-binding domain-containing protein, which produces MRVVAVSSGISWVEVPEADLRVLCGCPADSVKHLIKRGLIVPTERAGVTFETGPNAILLSDVPLQNGAFSNLSEFPILQMLYRQGMIIPGHPNCSGRKPLLMGLAQQVEAQMEYVMRGNYGLLSEEELIAAQVPPDMAAEWMRMKLRFAFGAIRPPQDLLDTCIIGDGAAILPGGVTVRRLEVNVFEFAYADETVMVDLNLGAGRTYETPYHLGYHDLEREYFSVVHSGEGDGWDPERAAMSSILMFQGKIYLIDAGPNIHSALQALGIGVQEVEGIFHTHCHDDHFCGLTTLFRADHRIKYYALPAVRSSVAKKLAALTNIGEDSFGEYFEICDLQLGVWNDIDGLEVRPIFSPHPVETTVFHFRTPWEDGFRSYAHMADIVSLDVLGQMVDDDETRHGISSELMVQVREDYLVPADVKKLDIGGGLIHGCAEDFREDKSEKIILSHTALQLTKAQKSIGSGAPFGTVDALIPSYQEYRLRAAHGYLAEYFLGVPEHQIRILLNHPVVTFNPETILLREGSYCDDVHLILTGLVETIEPDSDQTAMLSAGAMIGESYALSGEPSFETYRALSFVRALKIPSGLYRSFVERNEMSERISRLADLRNFFNHTWLFGESLSNLTEVRIAETCQPYYLATGEEIDMTGQDFVFMVRDGRLDRHMDGAVVEYCGIGEPLNESEVLFSQAGQGRLVAAMRSELLLVPGSMVRDIPVARWKLLELYQRRQRIFSSQRQDAGVPS
- a CDS encoding CHAT domain-containing tetratricopeptide repeat protein, with protein sequence MMASRALTLLSGAALAVLIAASPALAQSADDLIGQARDAMAAGKSADVQRLGAEITKARSTLPAWVAEKQQAASGVPQAKQRAAMLWNRTHQQAIASAGGGDLPKAIEEAAQALSIAKDNLGEGHLATIISATDLAALQQLAGKIEESEANYQLAVKLSQASLGDAHPETVKVQQALAGLYSSQAKFGEAAKIYEWAAKASATGLGAAHPQTISLQLALARAQVNASKAKDADKLLESACSASRKVYGEAHGEFSRCLAQQGAFKRAQGDYVAAATLLDQAVSIQKLAVAPADPLSLTTRIEAGGLYHRQGRLPESQAMLESVVRDAQAAGDQPNLLSAKGDLADVLDDRGEYDAAEKMAKEVLDAQTQALGAAHPNTVAALSSLASIYRKQGRLLEAEKTFTDAWERYRKVLGNEHRSTVIAANNVGEILEKEGIYERAEPFLRGALDGGRKAFGETHPATLTTMNNLALLYESQGVFDKAEPLYQSVITVFGKTIGPKHPDTIAATNNLAYLYMLKGEYDRAAPMFKTVHEAWVKAYGPRHQNTLKALNNLARALHRQGKLIEAEKAFDTALAGRRSVLGEKHLDTLRSMHDLAALYRTQKKLKEAGALLTKTLAGDEASLGPSHPYTFETLNTLASVQEDMGDLKSAFATRQTTFKRRTEFLNRVLYVTGDNAREGYVRLHAPELAAYVALLTKLDEPTAGKALMEISLNRKGMLLKVASEIQQVTRLSRDPELTKLTEELAEVRKRLAALTLSGPTEETKDNHVEVINGLEEKINDLQGALGRASTRFQHSVAAIALDDLVKALPAESVVVDFFIYGEDGSQKLVAATLRKDGDNPVYGLVKYDSLKTIDEAIVKYRTEIQNEEIDMDDLLDIGQQVHKQVWQPLDRALGGRKKVYVIPDGMLNILPISALVEPNRKYLIERVDLHVLNSSRDLLPSSIPAAKGGYLINAGPDYNTEEVTGKATLEKARSRSAGNDVQSAVRGMSGMRGLKFDPLPGAEKEGQLIVKTVESQGKPTNIYSKAAAQEKVLREMNEPPEVLHIATHGFFLKADDTLRKRLLKLQRSSDFQFPPPGDNPLLRAGLAFAGINSNAQVLGDIDTDNDGVLTALEVLGLDLTGTKLAILSACETGLGEVHEGEGVYGLRRSFQEAGAQSVVSSLWEVSDAGTQTLMAALYKRLLAGKTPHDALREAQLEMLRNSQWSMPYIWSAFFMVGG